A genomic stretch from Verrucomicrobiia bacterium includes:
- a CDS encoding tetratricopeptide repeat protein yields MKAFLTLSLAMLFFTTVTLADPARESTYADVNTQAIELFQQTKYAEAIEREGQAIKMAEQKLSADDEKLTNMLLNLARMHEAQKTYADAVPIYQRVISMQEKNNGAESLEVAGSWESLGSLYVLLEKYADAENALRKAIAVLEKAKGVDNSETIDTCETLAWVYQRQNKYADALTLHERVLAAWEKSYGPEDPKLGNVCHNIAYLEEKLKKYKEAEAMYKRALAIREKAAPDGADVARSLDFLAKFYYNQGKFMSAEPYFKRDLAVEEKLVGTNSPELIGILEPYADVLEQMKKVNTERQVKDRLKKLREVEKASGKSKSE; encoded by the coding sequence ATGAAGGCATTTCTTACCCTGTCTCTGGCAATGCTGTTCTTCACAACCGTCACCCTGGCCGATCCTGCCAGGGAATCCACTTACGCGGATGTCAACACCCAGGCCATCGAGTTGTTTCAACAGACCAAGTATGCCGAAGCCATCGAGCGCGAAGGGCAGGCGATCAAGATGGCCGAACAGAAGTTGAGCGCGGATGATGAGAAGCTCACGAACATGCTCCTGAATCTCGCCCGCATGCACGAAGCACAAAAGACTTACGCCGACGCCGTCCCGATTTACCAGCGCGTGATTTCAATGCAGGAAAAGAACAACGGCGCCGAGTCCCTCGAGGTTGCCGGCAGTTGGGAAAGCCTCGGTTCCCTTTACGTGTTACTGGAAAAGTATGCCGACGCAGAGAATGCGCTGCGAAAGGCGATCGCGGTTCTCGAAAAGGCGAAGGGCGTGGACAACAGCGAGACTATCGACACGTGCGAGACACTGGCTTGGGTGTACCAGCGCCAGAACAAATACGCAGATGCCCTGACCCTGCATGAACGCGTCCTTGCCGCCTGGGAAAAATCGTACGGCCCGGAAGATCCAAAGCTGGGCAACGTTTGCCACAACATCGCGTACCTCGAGGAAAAGCTGAAGAAATACAAGGAAGCCGAGGCCATGTACAAGCGTGCACTGGCGATCCGTGAAAAAGCAGCGCCGGATGGCGCTGATGTTGCCCGGTCCCTGGATTTCCTGGCAAAATTCTACTACAACCAAGGCAAGTTCATGTCGGCTGAGCCATACTTCAAACGCGACTTAGCGGTAGAAGAGAAGCTTGTTGGCACCAACAGTCCCGAACTTATTGGGATTCTGGAACCCTATGCGGATGTGCTCGAACAGATGAAGAAAGTCAACACCGAGCGCCAAGTCAAGGACCGCCTCAAGAAACTGCGCGAGGTCGAGAAAGCATCCGGTAAATCAAAGAGCGAATAA
- a CDS encoding YncE family protein — protein sequence MIAKKCWPQFVAITAISVFFIHCAPACRADNTYHFLKEIPVGGEGGWDTLSIDEAAHRLYVSHATKVMVIDLDKEEVVGEITDTPGVHGFAPVPEFQRGFSSNGQESKASIVDLKTLKTLSKVDTGENPDVILYDPGQQEVYAFNGRGQSATVIEAKTGKVVATIGLPGKPEFAAADSKSGRVYCNIEDKNSVVAIDTKTHQIVNTWPIAPGEEASGMAIDLVHHRLFLGCGNKLMVMMDSTNGKVVGTVPSGDRIDGTAFDPGPQLAFTSNGDGTVTIAHEDSPDKLTAVQILTTERGARTMALDPKTHRIYLPSAKYEPQSTPAPGATRQRPKIVPGSFKVLVYGMDKTADH from the coding sequence ATGATTGCCAAAAAATGCTGGCCCCAGTTTGTCGCCATCACTGCGATAAGCGTTTTCTTTATCCATTGTGCCCCTGCCTGCCGCGCTGACAACACCTATCACTTCTTGAAGGAAATCCCCGTCGGCGGTGAAGGCGGATGGGACACCCTCTCGATTGACGAGGCCGCGCATCGCCTCTACGTTTCCCATGCCACCAAGGTGATGGTCATTGACCTCGACAAGGAAGAAGTCGTAGGCGAGATCACCGATACTCCAGGGGTCCATGGTTTCGCACCCGTACCGGAGTTTCAACGCGGCTTTTCCAGCAACGGTCAAGAGTCGAAAGCCAGCATAGTCGATCTGAAAACGCTCAAGACGCTTTCGAAGGTGGACACTGGCGAGAATCCGGATGTGATCTTGTACGATCCAGGACAGCAAGAGGTCTATGCTTTTAATGGACGCGGGCAATCGGCGACGGTCATTGAGGCCAAGACCGGCAAGGTGGTCGCCACGATCGGGCTTCCCGGCAAACCGGAGTTTGCCGCTGCCGATTCAAAGTCGGGACGCGTCTACTGCAATATCGAAGATAAGAACAGCGTAGTCGCAATTGATACCAAGACGCACCAGATTGTGAATACGTGGCCGATAGCGCCGGGCGAAGAAGCCTCGGGTATGGCGATCGACCTGGTGCATCATCGGCTTTTCCTTGGTTGCGGCAACAAACTGATGGTGATGATGGACAGTACCAACGGCAAAGTGGTCGGCACGGTTCCCAGTGGTGACAGGATTGACGGCACTGCATTCGATCCCGGTCCCCAGTTGGCCTTTACTTCCAATGGTGACGGCACTGTCACCATCGCCCATGAAGACTCACCCGATAAGCTAACCGCAGTGCAAATACTGACGACCGAACGGGGAGCGCGGACCATGGCGCTTGATCCAAAAACTCACAGGATTTACCTGCCGTCCGCCAAGTATGAGCCGCAGTCAACGCCTGCCCCTGGCGCAACTCGGCAACGTCCGAAGATAGTCCCGGGCAGTTTCAAAGTCCTGGTGTACGGCATGGACAAAACGGCCGATCATTAG
- a CDS encoding PEP-CTERM sorting domain-containing protein, whose product MSLRSCVAAALVLLSLPFQARAITLNFQGLDGTVISFSTNSTFGFTSTNGYQFSISSVQGGVGDSVGDNGFLSPGGPFVIGPITISGGLQSAPVTGTSTLHITDNATLDLTGTINWVNIATISVAGVLNLNGQVNLTAITYSGANSDLAALAAAGSGEDVVTFQFVPAKTLTQLTTTGGQTSYSGSITSVPEPGTWVLVAMGTGLGVFLRGRRQARR is encoded by the coding sequence GTGAGTTTACGTTCCTGTGTTGCGGCCGCTCTGGTACTGCTTTCACTGCCATTCCAAGCACGAGCTATTACGCTAAATTTCCAAGGCTTGGATGGAACGGTCATAAGTTTTTCTACGAATAGCACGTTTGGTTTCACGAGCACCAACGGTTATCAATTCTCAATCTCTAGTGTGCAGGGAGGAGTTGGGGATTCAGTAGGTGACAACGGTTTTCTGTCTCCCGGCGGCCCATTCGTTATCGGACCAATTACGATCAGTGGTGGGCTGCAATCTGCTCCAGTAACCGGTACGAGTACGCTACATATCACGGACAATGCCACGCTTGATCTTACGGGCACAATCAACTGGGTCAATATCGCGACCATCAGCGTCGCCGGGGTTCTTAATCTCAATGGTCAGGTCAATCTCACCGCGATCACATATAGCGGTGCAAACAGCGATTTAGCCGCGTTGGCGGCAGCGGGTTCTGGAGAAGACGTCGTCACCTTCCAGTTTGTCCCGGCGAAAACGCTGACTCAATTGACGACCACGGGCGGCCAGACATCGTATTCTGGAAGTATCACTTCAGTTCCCGAACCGGGTACATGGGTGCTCGTAGCCATGGGAACCGGTTTAGGCGTTTTCCTTCGTGGACGAAGGCAAGCACGCCGGTAG